A section of the Hypomesus transpacificus isolate Combined female chromosome 1, fHypTra1, whole genome shotgun sequence genome encodes:
- the immt gene encoding MICOS complex subunit MIC60 isoform X3 yields MLRVCLKGANSAARKCLCGNAALHPLQPCRRYTSGASGGSAGKVVAGGLLAAAGGLGGTVVYAGWDPKFRTSVEKNVPYSNQLFGVVLGPVPAPVGKKPAKVEPLQISSISEVSKDSKLPKTKQPDPEAPVEAPAAAPEPAPPAPPTIEAEECTECAHEHAPAPAMAERPVEEVAARLAQQDKAEEDLLASMASTLEESLGNSAKVTLQAIGAQEAALLAIAQHTYKLKEAMEAEAPPDKKSAQWRALEDALSDRSRHVDEAGAALVKAKEELEKLRAVIDGAKDSNIAAARPQILAAEENLHSMVVDLDGVVTKVQTAQTEAKIVSQYSDLVTEAKVQFQKELNSITPEIQANWKGLTGKLTQDDLNSLIAHAHRRIDQLNRELAEQRVREQIHLEAALEQLKAEDLKAQEAAIATALEHNREQLRLEQEKKVEEVRDVMEAEMRTQLRRQAAAHTDHLRDVLKVQEQELRTEAEEVLSSKMLEQETAYRRLTQEQLDSFTLDMNAAYARLKGVEEAIDSHVIAEEEARKAHQLWLSVEALNYTLRTASAETPTEPLEGAVDAVRQSCAGNDFAQTLATALPAESLSRGVYSEASLRARFHAIRRLVRRVALVDETRNSLYQYFLSYLQAALLFEEPQQAPPAALADDDLDPFRLLAYASYSLEHGDLELAAKLLNQLRGEARRVAQDWLTEARLTLETRQVVSLLSAYANAVGLGTTQAP; encoded by the exons ATGCTGCGAGTCTGCTTGAAAGGGGCAAATTCTGCAGCGCGG AAGTGCCTGTGTGGAAATGCAGCCCTCCATCCCCTGCAGCCCTGTCGACGCTACACCTCTGGAGCATCAGG GGGCTCCGCCGGGAAGGTCGTGGCTGGCGGTCTGCTGGCGGCGGCAGGGGGCCTGGGAGGCACAGTCGTCTATGCCGGCTGGGACCCCAAGTTCCGGACCAGCGTGGAAAAGAACGTCCCCTACTCCAACCAGCTGTTTGGCGTGGTGCTCGGACCCGTCCCTGCCCCAGTAGGGAAGAAACCA GCCAAGGTGGAGCCCCTCCAGATATCCTCTATCTCTGAGGTTTCCAAGGACTCCAAGCTGCCCAAGACCAAGCAGCCGGACCCGGAGGCCCCGGTGGAGGCTCCCGCCGCAGCCCCAGAGCCCGCCCCTCCAGCCCCGCCCACCATAGAGG CAGAAGAATGTACAGAGTGTGCTCATGAACATGCGCCCGCGCCCGCCATGGCAGAGCGCCCGGTGGAGGAGGTGGCTGCCAGGCTGGCACAGCAGGATAAGGCAGAGGAGGACCTGCTGGCCT CCATGGCGTCCACTCTGGAGGAGTCCCTGGGGAACTCGGCCAAGGTGACCCTGCAGGCCATCGGGGCCCAGGAGGCCGCGCTGCTGGCCATCGCCCAGCACACGTACAAGCTGAAGGAGGCCATGGAGGCCGAG gctcctCCGGATAAGAAGTCAGCTCAGTGGAGGGCTCTGGAGGACGCGCTGAGTGACCGCAGCCGGCATGTGGACGAGGCTGGAGCGGCCCTGGTCAAGGCCAA ggaggagctggagaagctgaGAGCGGTGATCGACGGAGCCAAGGATTCCAACATCGCGGCCGCCCGACCTCAGATCCTCGCGGCCGAGGAGAACCTGCACAGCATGGTGGTGGACCTGGACGGCGTGGTCACCAAG gtccAGACGGCCCAGACCGAGGCCAAGATCGTGTCTCAGTACAGCGACCTGGTGACGGAGGCCAAGGTCCAGTTCCAGAAGGAGCTCAACAGCATCACGCCGGAGATCCAGGCCAACTGGAAGGGCCTCA CAGGGAAGCTGACCCAGGACGACTTGAACTCGCTGATCGCCCACGCCCACCGGCGCATCGACCAGTTGAACCGCGAGCTGGCGGAGCAGCGCGTGCGCGAGCAGATCCACCTGGAGGCGGCTCTGGAGCAGCTGAAGGCAGAGGACCTCAAGGCCCAAGAGGCCGCCATCGCCACCGCCCTGGAACACAACAGGGAGCAGCTgaggctggagcaggagaagaag gtggaggaggtgcgTGATGTGATGGAGGCTGAGATGAGGACCCAGCTGCGCAGACAGGCCGCCGCCCACACGGACCATCTGAGGGACGTGCTGAAGGTGCAAGAGCAGGAGCTGCGGACCGAGGCAGAGGag gTGCTCAGCAGTAAGATGCTGGAGCAGGAGACGGCCTACCGCAGACTGACTCAGGAGCAGCTGGACAGCTTCACCCTGGACATGAACGCTGCCTACGCCAGGCTGAAGGGCGTCGAGGAGGCCATCGACA GTCACGTGATCGCCGAGGAGGAAGCCCGCAAGGCCCACCAGCTGTGGCTGTCCGTGGAGGCCCTCAACTACACCCTGCGCACCGCCTCGGCCGAGACCCCCACCGAGCCGCTGGAGGGCGCCGTGGACGCCGTGCGCCAGAGCTGCGCCGGCAACGACTTCGCCCAGACGCTGGCCACGGCCCTGCCCGCCGAGTCGCTGAGCCGCGGCGTCTACAGCGAGGCGTCGCTGCGCGCCCGCTTCCACGCCATCCGCCGGCTGGTGCGCCGCGTGGCCCTCGTCGACGAGACGCGCAACAGCCTCTACCAGTACTTCCTGTCCTACCTGCAGGCGGCGCTGCTGTTCGAGGAGCCCCAGCAGGCGCCGCCGGCGGCGCTCGCCGACGACGACCTGGACCCCTTCCGCCTGCTGGCGTACGCCTCCTACAGCCTGGAGCACGGCGACCTGGAGCTGGCCGCCAAGCTGCTGAACCAGCTGCGGGGCGAGGCGCGCCGCGTGGCCCAGGACTGGCTGACGGAGGCGCGGCTCACCCTGGAGACCAGGCAGGTGGTCAGCCTGCTGTCGGCCTACGCCAACGCCGTGGGTCTGGGCACCACGCAGGCTCCCTAA
- the immt gene encoding MICOS complex subunit MIC60 isoform X4: MLRVCLKGANSAARKCLCGNAALHPLQPCRRYTSGASGGSAGKVVAGGLLAAAGGLGGTVVYAGWDPKFRTSVEKNVPYSNQLFGVVLGPVPAPVGKKPAKVEPLQISSISEVSKDSKLPKTKQPDPEAPVEAPAAAPEPAPPAPPTIEEASASAAQIISAISDVPSVPAPGCNDTQAPLPPSLVEEAPAAMASTLEESLGNSAKVTLQAIGAQEAALLAIAQHTYKLKEAMEAEAPPDKKSAQWRALEDALSDRSRHVDEAGAALVKAKEELEKLRAVIDGAKDSNIAAARPQILAAEENLHSMVVDLDGVVTKVQTAQTEAKIVSQYSDLVTEAKVQFQKELNSITPEIQANWKGLTGKLTQDDLNSLIAHAHRRIDQLNRELAEQRVREQIHLEAALEQLKAEDLKAQEAAIATALEHNREQLRLEQEKKVEEVRDVMEAEMRTQLRRQAAAHTDHLRDVLKVQEQELRTEAEEVLSSKMLEQETAYRRLTQEQLDSFTLDMNAAYARLKGVEEAIDSHVIAEEEARKAHQLWLSVEALNYTLRTASAETPTEPLEGAVDAVRQSCAGNDFAQTLATALPAESLSRGVYSEASLRARFHAIRRLVRRVALVDETRNSLYQYFLSYLQAALLFEEPQQAPPAALADDDLDPFRLLAYASYSLEHGDLELAAKLLNQLRGEARRVAQDWLTEARLTLETRQVVSLLSAYANAVGLGTTQAP, translated from the exons ATGCTGCGAGTCTGCTTGAAAGGGGCAAATTCTGCAGCGCGG AAGTGCCTGTGTGGAAATGCAGCCCTCCATCCCCTGCAGCCCTGTCGACGCTACACCTCTGGAGCATCAGG GGGCTCCGCCGGGAAGGTCGTGGCTGGCGGTCTGCTGGCGGCGGCAGGGGGCCTGGGAGGCACAGTCGTCTATGCCGGCTGGGACCCCAAGTTCCGGACCAGCGTGGAAAAGAACGTCCCCTACTCCAACCAGCTGTTTGGCGTGGTGCTCGGACCCGTCCCTGCCCCAGTAGGGAAGAAACCA GCCAAGGTGGAGCCCCTCCAGATATCCTCTATCTCTGAGGTTTCCAAGGACTCCAAGCTGCCCAAGACCAAGCAGCCGGACCCGGAGGCCCCGGTGGAGGCTCCCGCCGCAGCCCCAGAGCCCGCCCCTCCAGCCCCGCCCACCATAGAGG AGGCCTCTGCTTCAGCGGCCCAGATCATATCAGCCATCAGCGATGTGCCCTCTGTGCCCGCTCCGGGCTGCAACGACACACAGGCCCCGCTCCCCCCCAGCCTCGTGGAGGAGGCTCCTGCAG CCATGGCGTCCACTCTGGAGGAGTCCCTGGGGAACTCGGCCAAGGTGACCCTGCAGGCCATCGGGGCCCAGGAGGCCGCGCTGCTGGCCATCGCCCAGCACACGTACAAGCTGAAGGAGGCCATGGAGGCCGAG gctcctCCGGATAAGAAGTCAGCTCAGTGGAGGGCTCTGGAGGACGCGCTGAGTGACCGCAGCCGGCATGTGGACGAGGCTGGAGCGGCCCTGGTCAAGGCCAA ggaggagctggagaagctgaGAGCGGTGATCGACGGAGCCAAGGATTCCAACATCGCGGCCGCCCGACCTCAGATCCTCGCGGCCGAGGAGAACCTGCACAGCATGGTGGTGGACCTGGACGGCGTGGTCACCAAG gtccAGACGGCCCAGACCGAGGCCAAGATCGTGTCTCAGTACAGCGACCTGGTGACGGAGGCCAAGGTCCAGTTCCAGAAGGAGCTCAACAGCATCACGCCGGAGATCCAGGCCAACTGGAAGGGCCTCA CAGGGAAGCTGACCCAGGACGACTTGAACTCGCTGATCGCCCACGCCCACCGGCGCATCGACCAGTTGAACCGCGAGCTGGCGGAGCAGCGCGTGCGCGAGCAGATCCACCTGGAGGCGGCTCTGGAGCAGCTGAAGGCAGAGGACCTCAAGGCCCAAGAGGCCGCCATCGCCACCGCCCTGGAACACAACAGGGAGCAGCTgaggctggagcaggagaagaag gtggaggaggtgcgTGATGTGATGGAGGCTGAGATGAGGACCCAGCTGCGCAGACAGGCCGCCGCCCACACGGACCATCTGAGGGACGTGCTGAAGGTGCAAGAGCAGGAGCTGCGGACCGAGGCAGAGGag gTGCTCAGCAGTAAGATGCTGGAGCAGGAGACGGCCTACCGCAGACTGACTCAGGAGCAGCTGGACAGCTTCACCCTGGACATGAACGCTGCCTACGCCAGGCTGAAGGGCGTCGAGGAGGCCATCGACA GTCACGTGATCGCCGAGGAGGAAGCCCGCAAGGCCCACCAGCTGTGGCTGTCCGTGGAGGCCCTCAACTACACCCTGCGCACCGCCTCGGCCGAGACCCCCACCGAGCCGCTGGAGGGCGCCGTGGACGCCGTGCGCCAGAGCTGCGCCGGCAACGACTTCGCCCAGACGCTGGCCACGGCCCTGCCCGCCGAGTCGCTGAGCCGCGGCGTCTACAGCGAGGCGTCGCTGCGCGCCCGCTTCCACGCCATCCGCCGGCTGGTGCGCCGCGTGGCCCTCGTCGACGAGACGCGCAACAGCCTCTACCAGTACTTCCTGTCCTACCTGCAGGCGGCGCTGCTGTTCGAGGAGCCCCAGCAGGCGCCGCCGGCGGCGCTCGCCGACGACGACCTGGACCCCTTCCGCCTGCTGGCGTACGCCTCCTACAGCCTGGAGCACGGCGACCTGGAGCTGGCCGCCAAGCTGCTGAACCAGCTGCGGGGCGAGGCGCGCCGCGTGGCCCAGGACTGGCTGACGGAGGCGCGGCTCACCCTGGAGACCAGGCAGGTGGTCAGCCTGCTGTCGGCCTACGCCAACGCCGTGGGTCTGGGCACCACGCAGGCTCCCTAA
- the rnf103 gene encoding E3 ubiquitin-protein ligase RNF103: MWLKLFFLLLYFLVLFVLARFFEAVVWYETGIFATQLVDPVTLSFKKLKTILECRGLGYSGLAEKRDVRELVEKSGDLMQGELYSAIKNEEQQVQSDSSTSFSGEMHFYELVEDTKDGIWLVQVIAQDRDALLSKANWGKMVQKVSQFGIRTGTFNCSSDPRYCRKRGWMKSTLIMSVPQTYSSKGKVMLKEYAGRRIEAEHIFKWMTAHVASRIKTLRQTEQLAEEWRPSQSHPIKMFLFARLATPPAFFSALSVKFTGRIEFIFVDVRHWDNASSLREVGVDQMPSYILKMPEGIYRYGNSTGEFISLAAMDTFLRSVQPEVNDLFVLSLVMVNLLAWMDLFITQGATVKRFVVLISTLGTYNSLLLTSWLPVLALLQLPYLEAFYACSLKLLRYADTTCLASWVRADWTFYSSHPALFLSTYLAHGLLIDYFERKRRCSNEEQSPNNLEWLCSLWDWYSSLLVHPMASLQPHPDQSDWDEDPHFLLERLAFPDLWLHPLVPIDYIKALPTWRFRTNQVFQTEVDGARGGDMDMDTRTMDITGLAQGRTEPAQTPDSIEHQQTRPLTQTQTYPSDSEREETSVSESCDSCGSAGEEPCRRREELRPDWSQWPADMLHCTECVVCLETFEADFLLMGLPCGHAFHQQCIVVWLAEGRHCCPVCRWPPYKKKPVEQEEQ; this comes from the exons ATGTGGCTGAAACTCTTTTTTCTGCTGCTGTACTTCCTGGTACTTTTCGTCCTGGCCCGATTCTTTGAAGCAGTTGTCTGGTATGAGACGGGGATCTTCGCCACTCAGCTGGTAGATCCAGTGACACTGAGCTTTAAGAAGTTGAAGACCATCCTGGAATGTCGAGGCCTGGGATACTCCGGCCTTGCGGAGAAAAGGGATGTCAGAGAGCTGGTGGAGAAATCAG ggGACCTGATGCAGGGGGAGTTGTACTCAGCCATTAAAAACGAGgagcagcaggtgcagtcagACTCCAGCACCTCCTTCAGTGGTGAGATGCATTTCTATGAGCTGGTGGAGGACACCAAGGATGGCATCTGGTTGGTCCAG GTGATAGCCCAGGATCGAGACGCCTTGCTAAGCAAAGCCAACTGGGGTAAGATGGTCCAGAAGGTCTCTCAGTTTGGCATTCGCACGGGCACCTTCAACTGCTCCAGTGACCCCAG GTACTGTCGGAAGCGCGGCTGGATGAAGTCCACCTTGATCATGTCGGTGCCACAGACCTACTCCTCCAAGGGGAAGGTCATGCTGAAGGAGTACGCCGGGCGCCGCATCGAGGCGGAGCATATCTTCAAGTGGATGACGGCCCACGTGGCGTCTCGCATCAAGACCCTGCGGCAAACGGAGCAGCTTGCTGAGGAATGGCGTCCAAGCCAGTCCCACCCCATCAAGATGTTCCTGTTTGCCCGCCTGGCCACCCCCCCGGCCTTCTTCTCGGCGCTCAGCGTCAAATTCACCGGCCGGATCGAGTTCATCTTTGTGGACGTGCGCCACTGGGACAACGCCAGCAGCCTCCGGGAAGTCGGCGTGGATCAGATGCCTTCCTATATCCTGAAGATGCCGGAAGGGATCTATCGCTACGGCAACAGCACGGGGGAGTTTATCTCCCTGGCGGCCATGGATACGTTCCTGCGTTCCGTGCAGCCCGAGGTCAACGACCTGTTTGTGCTCAGCCTGGTTATGGTCAACCTCCTGGCCTGGATGGACCTGTTCATCACCCAGGGTGCCACCGTCAAGCGGTTCGTGGTGCTGATCAGCACTCTGGGGACGTACAACTCCCTCCTGCTGACGTCCTGGCTGCCCGTCCTGGCCCTGCTGCAGCTGCCCTACCTGGAGGCCTTCTACGCCTGCAGCCTGAAGCTGCTCCGCTACGCCGACACCACTTGCCTGGCTTCGTGGGTCCGCGCCGACTGGACCTTCTACTCCTCCCACCCGGCCCTGTTCCTCAGCACCTACCTGGCCCACGGCCTCCTCATCGACTACtttgagaggaagaggaggtgcagCAACGAGGAGCAGAGCCCCAACAACCTGGAGTGGCTGTGCAGCCTCTGGGACTGGTACAGCAGCCTCCTGGTCCACCCGATGGCCTCGCTGCAGCCCCACCCTGACCAGTCCGACTGGGACGAAGACCCCCACTTCCTGCTGGAGAGGCTGGCGTTCCCTGACCTGTGGCTCCACCCCCTCGTGCCCATCGACTACATCAAGGCTCTGCCCACTTGGAGGTTCCGGACCAATCAGGTGTTTCAGACTGAAGTAGATGGAGCCAGGGGTGGGGACATGGATATGGACACTAGAACAATGGACATCACAGGGCTGGCCCAGGGTAGAACAGAACCAGCCCAGACCCCGGACAGTATAGAACATCAGCAGACCCGGCCTCTGACCCAAACCCAGACTTATCCCTCTGACAGTGAGCGTGAGGAGACATCTGTTTCTGAGTCATGTGATTCCTGCGGCAGTGCTGGGGAGGAGCCATgccggaggagggaggagctgcGTCCCGATTGGTCCCAGTGGCCGGCTGACATGCTACACTGCACGGAGTGCGTGGTGTGTCTGGAGACCTTCGAGGCGGACTTCCTGTTAATGGGGCTGCCGTGCGGTCACGCCTTCCACCAGCAGTGCATTGTGGTCTGGCTGGCGGAAGGACGCCACTGCTGCCCCGTGTGTCGCTGGCCTCCTTACAAGAAGAAACCAGTGGAGCAGGAAGAACAATAA
- the immt gene encoding MICOS complex subunit MIC60 isoform X2 yields MLRVCLKGANSAARKCLCGNAALHPLQPCRRYTSGASGGSAGKVVAGGLLAAAGGLGGTVVYAGWDPKFRTSVEKNVPYSNQLFGVVLGPVPAPVGKKPAKVEPLQISSISEVSKDSKLPKTKQPDPEAPVEAPAAAPEPAPPAPPTIEEASASAAQIISAISDVPSVPAPGCNDTQAPLPPSLVEEAPAAEECTECAHEHAPAPAMAERPVEEVAARLAQQDKAEEDLLASMASTLEESLGNSAKVTLQAIGAQEAALLAIAQHTYKLKEAMEAEAPPDKKSAQWRALEDALSDRSRHVDEAGAALVKAKEELEKLRAVIDGAKDSNIAAARPQILAAEENLHSMVVDLDGVVTKVQTAQTEAKIVSQYSDLVTEAKVQFQKELNSITPEIQANWKGLRKLTQDDLNSLIAHAHRRIDQLNRELAEQRVREQIHLEAALEQLKAEDLKAQEAAIATALEHNREQLRLEQEKKVEEVRDVMEAEMRTQLRRQAAAHTDHLRDVLKVQEQELRTEAEEVLSSKMLEQETAYRRLTQEQLDSFTLDMNAAYARLKGVEEAIDSHVIAEEEARKAHQLWLSVEALNYTLRTASAETPTEPLEGAVDAVRQSCAGNDFAQTLATALPAESLSRGVYSEASLRARFHAIRRLVRRVALVDETRNSLYQYFLSYLQAALLFEEPQQAPPAALADDDLDPFRLLAYASYSLEHGDLELAAKLLNQLRGEARRVAQDWLTEARLTLETRQVVSLLSAYANAVGLGTTQAP; encoded by the exons ATGCTGCGAGTCTGCTTGAAAGGGGCAAATTCTGCAGCGCGG AAGTGCCTGTGTGGAAATGCAGCCCTCCATCCCCTGCAGCCCTGTCGACGCTACACCTCTGGAGCATCAGG GGGCTCCGCCGGGAAGGTCGTGGCTGGCGGTCTGCTGGCGGCGGCAGGGGGCCTGGGAGGCACAGTCGTCTATGCCGGCTGGGACCCCAAGTTCCGGACCAGCGTGGAAAAGAACGTCCCCTACTCCAACCAGCTGTTTGGCGTGGTGCTCGGACCCGTCCCTGCCCCAGTAGGGAAGAAACCA GCCAAGGTGGAGCCCCTCCAGATATCCTCTATCTCTGAGGTTTCCAAGGACTCCAAGCTGCCCAAGACCAAGCAGCCGGACCCGGAGGCCCCGGTGGAGGCTCCCGCCGCAGCCCCAGAGCCCGCCCCTCCAGCCCCGCCCACCATAGAGG AGGCCTCTGCTTCAGCGGCCCAGATCATATCAGCCATCAGCGATGTGCCCTCTGTGCCCGCTCCGGGCTGCAACGACACACAGGCCCCGCTCCCCCCCAGCCTCGTGGAGGAGGCTCCTGCAG CAGAAGAATGTACAGAGTGTGCTCATGAACATGCGCCCGCGCCCGCCATGGCAGAGCGCCCGGTGGAGGAGGTGGCTGCCAGGCTGGCACAGCAGGATAAGGCAGAGGAGGACCTGCTGGCCT CCATGGCGTCCACTCTGGAGGAGTCCCTGGGGAACTCGGCCAAGGTGACCCTGCAGGCCATCGGGGCCCAGGAGGCCGCGCTGCTGGCCATCGCCCAGCACACGTACAAGCTGAAGGAGGCCATGGAGGCCGAG gctcctCCGGATAAGAAGTCAGCTCAGTGGAGGGCTCTGGAGGACGCGCTGAGTGACCGCAGCCGGCATGTGGACGAGGCTGGAGCGGCCCTGGTCAAGGCCAA ggaggagctggagaagctgaGAGCGGTGATCGACGGAGCCAAGGATTCCAACATCGCGGCCGCCCGACCTCAGATCCTCGCGGCCGAGGAGAACCTGCACAGCATGGTGGTGGACCTGGACGGCGTGGTCACCAAG gtccAGACGGCCCAGACCGAGGCCAAGATCGTGTCTCAGTACAGCGACCTGGTGACGGAGGCCAAGGTCCAGTTCCAGAAGGAGCTCAACAGCATCACGCCGGAGATCCAGGCCAACTGGAAGGGCCTCA GGAAGCTGACCCAGGACGACTTGAACTCGCTGATCGCCCACGCCCACCGGCGCATCGACCAGTTGAACCGCGAGCTGGCGGAGCAGCGCGTGCGCGAGCAGATCCACCTGGAGGCGGCTCTGGAGCAGCTGAAGGCAGAGGACCTCAAGGCCCAAGAGGCCGCCATCGCCACCGCCCTGGAACACAACAGGGAGCAGCTgaggctggagcaggagaagaag gtggaggaggtgcgTGATGTGATGGAGGCTGAGATGAGGACCCAGCTGCGCAGACAGGCCGCCGCCCACACGGACCATCTGAGGGACGTGCTGAAGGTGCAAGAGCAGGAGCTGCGGACCGAGGCAGAGGag gTGCTCAGCAGTAAGATGCTGGAGCAGGAGACGGCCTACCGCAGACTGACTCAGGAGCAGCTGGACAGCTTCACCCTGGACATGAACGCTGCCTACGCCAGGCTGAAGGGCGTCGAGGAGGCCATCGACA GTCACGTGATCGCCGAGGAGGAAGCCCGCAAGGCCCACCAGCTGTGGCTGTCCGTGGAGGCCCTCAACTACACCCTGCGCACCGCCTCGGCCGAGACCCCCACCGAGCCGCTGGAGGGCGCCGTGGACGCCGTGCGCCAGAGCTGCGCCGGCAACGACTTCGCCCAGACGCTGGCCACGGCCCTGCCCGCCGAGTCGCTGAGCCGCGGCGTCTACAGCGAGGCGTCGCTGCGCGCCCGCTTCCACGCCATCCGCCGGCTGGTGCGCCGCGTGGCCCTCGTCGACGAGACGCGCAACAGCCTCTACCAGTACTTCCTGTCCTACCTGCAGGCGGCGCTGCTGTTCGAGGAGCCCCAGCAGGCGCCGCCGGCGGCGCTCGCCGACGACGACCTGGACCCCTTCCGCCTGCTGGCGTACGCCTCCTACAGCCTGGAGCACGGCGACCTGGAGCTGGCCGCCAAGCTGCTGAACCAGCTGCGGGGCGAGGCGCGCCGCGTGGCCCAGGACTGGCTGACGGAGGCGCGGCTCACCCTGGAGACCAGGCAGGTGGTCAGCCTGCTGTCGGCCTACGCCAACGCCGTGGGTCTGGGCACCACGCAGGCTCCCTAA
- the immt gene encoding MICOS complex subunit MIC60 isoform X1 translates to MLRVCLKGANSAARKCLCGNAALHPLQPCRRYTSGASGGSAGKVVAGGLLAAAGGLGGTVVYAGWDPKFRTSVEKNVPYSNQLFGVVLGPVPAPVGKKPAKVEPLQISSISEVSKDSKLPKTKQPDPEAPVEAPAAAPEPAPPAPPTIEEASASAAQIISAISDVPSVPAPGCNDTQAPLPPSLVEEAPAAEECTECAHEHAPAPAMAERPVEEVAARLAQQDKAEEDLLASMASTLEESLGNSAKVTLQAIGAQEAALLAIAQHTYKLKEAMEAEAPPDKKSAQWRALEDALSDRSRHVDEAGAALVKAKEELEKLRAVIDGAKDSNIAAARPQILAAEENLHSMVVDLDGVVTKVQTAQTEAKIVSQYSDLVTEAKVQFQKELNSITPEIQANWKGLTGKLTQDDLNSLIAHAHRRIDQLNRELAEQRVREQIHLEAALEQLKAEDLKAQEAAIATALEHNREQLRLEQEKKVEEVRDVMEAEMRTQLRRQAAAHTDHLRDVLKVQEQELRTEAEEVLSSKMLEQETAYRRLTQEQLDSFTLDMNAAYARLKGVEEAIDSHVIAEEEARKAHQLWLSVEALNYTLRTASAETPTEPLEGAVDAVRQSCAGNDFAQTLATALPAESLSRGVYSEASLRARFHAIRRLVRRVALVDETRNSLYQYFLSYLQAALLFEEPQQAPPAALADDDLDPFRLLAYASYSLEHGDLELAAKLLNQLRGEARRVAQDWLTEARLTLETRQVVSLLSAYANAVGLGTTQAP, encoded by the exons ATGCTGCGAGTCTGCTTGAAAGGGGCAAATTCTGCAGCGCGG AAGTGCCTGTGTGGAAATGCAGCCCTCCATCCCCTGCAGCCCTGTCGACGCTACACCTCTGGAGCATCAGG GGGCTCCGCCGGGAAGGTCGTGGCTGGCGGTCTGCTGGCGGCGGCAGGGGGCCTGGGAGGCACAGTCGTCTATGCCGGCTGGGACCCCAAGTTCCGGACCAGCGTGGAAAAGAACGTCCCCTACTCCAACCAGCTGTTTGGCGTGGTGCTCGGACCCGTCCCTGCCCCAGTAGGGAAGAAACCA GCCAAGGTGGAGCCCCTCCAGATATCCTCTATCTCTGAGGTTTCCAAGGACTCCAAGCTGCCCAAGACCAAGCAGCCGGACCCGGAGGCCCCGGTGGAGGCTCCCGCCGCAGCCCCAGAGCCCGCCCCTCCAGCCCCGCCCACCATAGAGG AGGCCTCTGCTTCAGCGGCCCAGATCATATCAGCCATCAGCGATGTGCCCTCTGTGCCCGCTCCGGGCTGCAACGACACACAGGCCCCGCTCCCCCCCAGCCTCGTGGAGGAGGCTCCTGCAG CAGAAGAATGTACAGAGTGTGCTCATGAACATGCGCCCGCGCCCGCCATGGCAGAGCGCCCGGTGGAGGAGGTGGCTGCCAGGCTGGCACAGCAGGATAAGGCAGAGGAGGACCTGCTGGCCT CCATGGCGTCCACTCTGGAGGAGTCCCTGGGGAACTCGGCCAAGGTGACCCTGCAGGCCATCGGGGCCCAGGAGGCCGCGCTGCTGGCCATCGCCCAGCACACGTACAAGCTGAAGGAGGCCATGGAGGCCGAG gctcctCCGGATAAGAAGTCAGCTCAGTGGAGGGCTCTGGAGGACGCGCTGAGTGACCGCAGCCGGCATGTGGACGAGGCTGGAGCGGCCCTGGTCAAGGCCAA ggaggagctggagaagctgaGAGCGGTGATCGACGGAGCCAAGGATTCCAACATCGCGGCCGCCCGACCTCAGATCCTCGCGGCCGAGGAGAACCTGCACAGCATGGTGGTGGACCTGGACGGCGTGGTCACCAAG gtccAGACGGCCCAGACCGAGGCCAAGATCGTGTCTCAGTACAGCGACCTGGTGACGGAGGCCAAGGTCCAGTTCCAGAAGGAGCTCAACAGCATCACGCCGGAGATCCAGGCCAACTGGAAGGGCCTCA CAGGGAAGCTGACCCAGGACGACTTGAACTCGCTGATCGCCCACGCCCACCGGCGCATCGACCAGTTGAACCGCGAGCTGGCGGAGCAGCGCGTGCGCGAGCAGATCCACCTGGAGGCGGCTCTGGAGCAGCTGAAGGCAGAGGACCTCAAGGCCCAAGAGGCCGCCATCGCCACCGCCCTGGAACACAACAGGGAGCAGCTgaggctggagcaggagaagaag gtggaggaggtgcgTGATGTGATGGAGGCTGAGATGAGGACCCAGCTGCGCAGACAGGCCGCCGCCCACACGGACCATCTGAGGGACGTGCTGAAGGTGCAAGAGCAGGAGCTGCGGACCGAGGCAGAGGag gTGCTCAGCAGTAAGATGCTGGAGCAGGAGACGGCCTACCGCAGACTGACTCAGGAGCAGCTGGACAGCTTCACCCTGGACATGAACGCTGCCTACGCCAGGCTGAAGGGCGTCGAGGAGGCCATCGACA GTCACGTGATCGCCGAGGAGGAAGCCCGCAAGGCCCACCAGCTGTGGCTGTCCGTGGAGGCCCTCAACTACACCCTGCGCACCGCCTCGGCCGAGACCCCCACCGAGCCGCTGGAGGGCGCCGTGGACGCCGTGCGCCAGAGCTGCGCCGGCAACGACTTCGCCCAGACGCTGGCCACGGCCCTGCCCGCCGAGTCGCTGAGCCGCGGCGTCTACAGCGAGGCGTCGCTGCGCGCCCGCTTCCACGCCATCCGCCGGCTGGTGCGCCGCGTGGCCCTCGTCGACGAGACGCGCAACAGCCTCTACCAGTACTTCCTGTCCTACCTGCAGGCGGCGCTGCTGTTCGAGGAGCCCCAGCAGGCGCCGCCGGCGGCGCTCGCCGACGACGACCTGGACCCCTTCCGCCTGCTGGCGTACGCCTCCTACAGCCTGGAGCACGGCGACCTGGAGCTGGCCGCCAAGCTGCTGAACCAGCTGCGGGGCGAGGCGCGCCGCGTGGCCCAGGACTGGCTGACGGAGGCGCGGCTCACCCTGGAGACCAGGCAGGTGGTCAGCCTGCTGTCGGCCTACGCCAACGCCGTGGGTCTGGGCACCACGCAGGCTCCCTAA